One part of the Terriglobales bacterium genome encodes these proteins:
- a CDS encoding mechanosensitive ion channel family protein has product MSGPLVLIDLNGLMPTKEWHNLQEVMQQWRSDALELLRHDIPRILVILLVSLVLLWFLRTITHRMRALSKRQALPSGIRSQQLSTLAGVIKGVGIFVITFSALIQILGVLNIDVKPLIASAGVAGLAIGFGAQTLVKDVINGFFILLENQYDVGDVVKLGGTQGTVEDMTLRRTVLRDADGTVHTIPNSEIKMVSNLTRDWTQVALHITVAYSEDSERVIKLLRDIAEEMWNAPELRDLLVSAPEVPGIDRISGGDVDYLMLVKTRPGKQYQVTRDLRQRVKGCFQKNNIQPGGPGRMYVVDAGEASRKA; this is encoded by the coding sequence ATGTCTGGGCCCCTCGTACTGATAGACCTGAACGGACTCATGCCCACAAAAGAGTGGCATAACCTGCAGGAAGTGATGCAACAGTGGCGCAGTGACGCGCTCGAGTTGCTTCGCCACGACATACCGCGCATTCTGGTCATCCTGCTGGTTTCATTGGTCCTGCTGTGGTTTCTGCGCACGATCACGCATCGTATGCGCGCGTTGAGCAAGCGGCAGGCACTTCCCTCTGGAATTCGCTCGCAGCAACTGAGTACGCTGGCAGGCGTCATCAAGGGCGTCGGTATCTTCGTGATCACGTTCAGTGCTCTTATTCAGATCCTGGGCGTGCTGAATATCGACGTGAAGCCACTCATAGCTTCCGCCGGAGTTGCGGGACTAGCCATCGGGTTCGGCGCACAGACTCTCGTCAAAGACGTGATCAACGGCTTCTTCATTCTGCTGGAGAACCAATATGACGTCGGCGACGTGGTGAAGCTCGGGGGCACGCAAGGCACCGTCGAGGACATGACACTACGCCGTACCGTCCTGCGCGACGCCGACGGGACGGTGCATACAATTCCGAACAGCGAGATCAAGATGGTCTCAAATCTCACCCGCGACTGGACCCAGGTGGCGCTGCACATCACAGTGGCCTACAGCGAGGACAGCGAGCGAGTGATCAAGTTGCTGCGCGACATCGCCGAGGAGATGTGGAATGCGCCGGAGTTGCGCGACTTGCTCGTGTCGGCCCCCGAAGTGCCGGGAATCGATCGCATCAGCGGGGGCGATGTCGATTACCTGATGCTCGTGAAGACGCGTCCGGGAAAGCAGTACCAGGTGACCCGCGACTTACGTCAGCGCGTGAAAGGCTGCTTCCAGAAAAACAATATCCAGCCCGGCGGGCCAGGCCGGATGTACGTGGTGGATGCGGGAGAAGCTTCCAGGAAAGCCTAG
- the queF gene encoding preQ(1) synthase — MPPKKPAAYTEEHARSGLKAPLPSIETFPNHYPSYEVTLDNPEFTSVCPKTGLPDFGTITITYMPDKLLLEMKSLKEYMLAYRNIGIFQENATNRILEDVVKACKPVWCTVVGDFRPRGGMGTVVEAHWPRKKRR, encoded by the coding sequence ATGCCTCCCAAAAAACCAGCAGCATATACCGAAGAACACGCAAGGTCGGGCCTGAAGGCGCCCCTGCCCTCGATTGAAACTTTTCCCAACCATTATCCAAGCTACGAAGTGACGTTGGATAACCCGGAATTCACGTCGGTTTGCCCGAAAACGGGGCTGCCTGACTTCGGCACCATCACGATCACGTACATGCCAGACAAACTGTTGCTGGAGATGAAGTCGCTGAAGGAATACATGCTGGCGTACCGCAACATCGGAATCTTCCAGGAAAATGCGACGAATCGCATCCTCGAAGACGTGGTGAAGGCGTGCAAACCGGTGTGGTGCACGGTGGTTGGAGATTTCCGACCACGCGGAGGTATGGGCACAGTCGTAGAAGCGCACTGGCCGCGCAAGAAACGCCGCTAA
- a CDS encoding response regulator, translating into MTTAQPKPKVLVVDDERVIADTLAIILNQHGFDAAAVYTGTAAVERAKDVRPDLVISDVIMPDMNGIDAAIHIRKFLPSCKILLFSGQAATADLLENARAQGHEFEILAKPVHPQDLLSKLKG; encoded by the coding sequence ATGACGACTGCGCAGCCTAAACCAAAAGTGTTGGTGGTAGACGACGAGCGGGTGATAGCCGATACTTTGGCTATCATCTTGAATCAGCATGGGTTTGACGCGGCTGCCGTTTACACAGGCACAGCCGCCGTCGAGCGCGCCAAAGACGTTCGCCCCGATCTCGTGATCAGCGACGTCATCATGCCCGACATGAACGGCATTGACGCGGCCATCCACATCCGCAAGTTCCTTCCCAGCTGCAAGATACTGCTGTTTTCAGGACAGGCCGCTACTGCGGATCTGCTGGAAAATGCCCGCGCGCAGGGACACGAGTTCGAGATCCTGGCGAAGCCGGTGCATCCTCAAGACTTGTTGTCGAAATTGAAGGGCTAG
- the ribD gene encoding bifunctional diaminohydroxyphosphoribosylaminopyrimidine deaminase/5-amino-6-(5-phosphoribosylamino)uracil reductase RibD, with product MPSNPQDERFMREALDLARQGIALASPNPCVGAVIVDGSGAVVGRGFHTYDGLKHAEVLAMEEAGPKANGATLYLNLEPCSHQGRTGPCADAVIAAGIKRVVTAIQDPNPAVSGNGFAKLRTAGIEVNVGLLEEEARYLNEGFAKFVRTKLPLITLKSGMTLDGKIAPPPGESETPTALGAAVTTSGWITSEEARAHVQVLRHQVDAILVGVGTVIADDPLLTDRTSLPRRRRLLRVVLDSRLRLPLESRLVVTAREDVLVFCSFAEEKRKAELEKRGVQVVQVPMAREAGHPDFAEVMRHLGEQQITSVLVEGGANVNWVALASGLVDKIFLYYAPKILGGTGSISFAGGRGFRNITDAAQVRRVRLHRFGEDFAVEGYLKDPYTE from the coding sequence GTGCCTTCTAACCCTCAAGACGAACGATTCATGCGTGAGGCGCTTGACCTTGCCCGGCAGGGAATTGCACTGGCATCGCCGAATCCCTGCGTTGGAGCCGTTATCGTGGATGGCTCAGGTGCCGTCGTCGGCCGTGGCTTTCACACGTACGACGGACTGAAGCATGCTGAGGTGCTCGCGATGGAAGAAGCGGGCCCGAAGGCGAACGGGGCTACGCTCTATTTGAACCTCGAGCCTTGTTCTCACCAGGGACGCACCGGCCCCTGTGCGGATGCGGTCATCGCTGCCGGAATCAAGCGTGTAGTCACCGCGATCCAGGATCCCAATCCGGCAGTAAGCGGCAATGGATTTGCGAAGTTGCGCACGGCGGGAATCGAAGTGAACGTCGGCTTGCTCGAAGAGGAAGCGCGATATCTGAATGAGGGTTTCGCAAAATTTGTGCGCACGAAACTTCCTCTCATTACCCTCAAGTCGGGGATGACGCTCGACGGTAAGATCGCTCCTCCGCCAGGAGAATCGGAAACACCAACTGCCCTCGGAGCGGCCGTAACCACTAGCGGTTGGATCACCAGTGAAGAGGCACGCGCACACGTTCAGGTTTTGCGCCACCAGGTGGATGCCATCCTAGTGGGTGTCGGCACCGTCATCGCCGATGATCCATTGCTCACCGACCGTACCAGTCTTCCGCGCCGCCGAAGATTGCTGAGAGTCGTGCTGGATTCTCGCTTGCGCCTGCCGCTGGAATCGCGCCTCGTGGTGACCGCCCGCGAGGACGTACTCGTTTTCTGCTCATTTGCGGAAGAGAAACGCAAGGCCGAGTTGGAGAAACGCGGAGTGCAGGTGGTACAAGTACCCATGGCGAGAGAGGCCGGGCATCCCGATTTCGCGGAAGTTATGCGGCATCTCGGCGAACAGCAGATCACCAGCGTTCTCGTGGAAGGCGGCGCAAACGTGAATTGGGTGGCGCTCGCATCCGGCTTGGTCGATAAAATATTTTTGTACTACGCGCCGAAAATTCTTGGCGGTACCGGATCCATATCATTCGCCGGTGGGCGCGGCTTCCGTAACATCACCGATGCCGCCCAGGTCAGGCGAGTGCGTCTGCATCGCTTCGGCGAAGATTTCGCCGTCGAAGGTTATTTGAAAGATCCTTATACGGAGTAA
- a CDS encoding sigma-70 family RNA polymerase sigma factor has protein sequence MQALLENRKAFVSFVRKHVTSAEDAEDIVQSAFVRSVEQGDTIRDTESVVAWFYRVLRNAIIDHYRKNASEARKAENLAREFGDAVEPAPEIRNEICQCLWPVMESLKPEYREALSLVDIQEKSLRHLAEGSGISENNAGVRVHRARQALRKQIQTTCGSCATHGCIDCRCKSKSAVHN, from the coding sequence TTGCAAGCGTTACTCGAAAACCGGAAGGCGTTCGTCTCTTTCGTGCGCAAGCATGTGACCTCGGCCGAAGATGCTGAAGACATCGTGCAATCGGCCTTTGTTCGCAGCGTGGAGCAGGGTGACACGATCCGTGACACGGAATCGGTGGTGGCCTGGTTTTATCGTGTACTCCGGAACGCCATCATCGACCATTACCGGAAAAACGCGTCGGAAGCGCGCAAAGCCGAGAACCTTGCCCGTGAGTTCGGGGATGCTGTGGAACCCGCCCCTGAGATCCGAAACGAGATCTGCCAGTGTCTCTGGCCGGTGATGGAGTCACTGAAACCGGAATATCGCGAGGCGCTCAGCCTGGTGGACATCCAGGAAAAATCGCTCCGGCACCTGGCAGAGGGATCCGGCATCTCGGAAAACAACGCCGGGGTGAGGGTACATCGTGCCCGGCAAGCCCTCCGGAAACAGATCCAGACCACCTGCGGGAGTTGTGCAACCCATGGCTGCATTGACTGCCGCTGTAAGTCGAAATCAGCTGTTCACAACTGA
- a CDS encoding SDR family oxidoreductase — translation METGLRDRVAIVAAASQGLGHAVAYALAAEGVKLTICSRSEERIVAAAAQIHRQHRTDILAQAVDLTNAQAVTELVESTYERYGRIDICVANSGGPPSRGFLETTPEEWQRAYESNFLSVVHFARAVIPHMQKAHWGRFLAITSVSSKQPIPNLVYSNALRPSVSALLKSLSLEFGKDGILFNSVGPGYTATARLKEIASARSEATGIPETEIFESWAADTSLKRVGTPEEVADVIVWLASERASNVTGQTILVDGGSYRGVL, via the coding sequence ATGGAAACCGGTCTGCGGGACAGGGTGGCGATTGTTGCAGCTGCGAGCCAGGGACTCGGGCATGCCGTTGCGTACGCTCTTGCCGCCGAAGGCGTGAAGTTGACGATCTGCTCACGAAGCGAGGAGCGCATTGTCGCCGCCGCGGCGCAGATTCATCGGCAGCATCGAACGGATATCCTCGCGCAGGCCGTCGATCTCACCAACGCCCAAGCGGTCACGGAACTGGTAGAGAGCACGTATGAGCGCTACGGGCGAATCGATATTTGTGTCGCTAATTCCGGCGGGCCGCCGTCGCGTGGATTTCTAGAGACTACGCCGGAAGAATGGCAACGTGCGTACGAGAGCAACTTCCTGAGCGTCGTGCACTTTGCCCGAGCCGTGATTCCCCACATGCAGAAGGCACACTGGGGCCGCTTCCTTGCCATCACATCAGTTTCATCCAAGCAGCCAATCCCCAACCTTGTGTACTCGAACGCATTGCGCCCTTCCGTATCCGCCCTGCTGAAGAGCCTATCCCTGGAGTTTGGGAAGGACGGGATTCTCTTCAACAGCGTGGGGCCCGGATACACCGCCACGGCACGACTGAAGGAAATTGCTTCGGCCAGGTCCGAGGCCACCGGAATCCCGGAAACGGAAATCTTTGAAAGTTGGGCAGCCGATACGTCCCTAAAGCGGGTCGGCACGCCGGAAGAAGTTGCCGACGTTATTGTCTGGCTCGCATCGGAACGAGCTTCCAACGTTACGGGCCAAACGATCCTGGTAGATGGTGGGTCGTATCGAGGCGTTCTGTAG
- a CDS encoding BrxA/BrxB family bacilliredoxin yields the protein MYPEIMVIPMREELTRIGVQELRNAADVEQFIKRPGVSLVVVNSVCGCAAGRMRPAVRMALESTVKPENIGTVFAGQDRDATEAARSHFGAYPPTSPSIVVMQDGKVLHMMQRSDIEHRDAHDIANELTRVFEKFCGVASR from the coding sequence ATGTATCCGGAAATCATGGTTATTCCAATGCGTGAGGAGTTGACTCGTATTGGAGTTCAGGAACTGCGGAATGCCGCTGATGTGGAACAGTTCATCAAGCGTCCCGGTGTCAGCTTGGTGGTGGTGAATTCAGTGTGCGGATGTGCCGCAGGACGTATGCGTCCGGCCGTGCGCATGGCCCTCGAGAGCACTGTGAAACCGGAGAACATCGGTACCGTTTTCGCCGGACAAGACCGCGACGCTACCGAAGCCGCAAGATCTCATTTCGGTGCATACCCGCCGACATCTCCTTCCATTGTCGTGATGCAGGACGGCAAGGTCCTCCACATGATGCAACGCAGCGACATCGAGCATCGCGACGCGCACGACATCGCAAACGAACTCACCAGGGTATTCGAAAAATTCTGCGGAGTTGCAAGCCGTTAG
- a CDS encoding UDP-N-acetylmuramate dehydrogenase codes for MKLQENVPLAPYTTFGVGGPAKYLAEALSESDVRNAVDFARSKNLTLFVLGGGSNLVVSDDGYPGVVLKIGIRGTDISGDRERRLFQVGAGEDWDTFVAQTVEDNCSGLECLSGIPGTVGATPVQNVGAYGQEVADTVEQVYALDLTTGLVRELTPEQCGFSYRTSIFNTTEKGRFIILGVRFALIPGGEPKIAYRDLQSYFAGGSGKPSLAEVRKAVREIRHRKGMLIVEGDDDCRSAGSFFKNPIVSNEKFADVQGIAEKRGITVPSFPGGDGMVKIPAAWLVEQSGFAKGYTRGPAGISRKHSLAIVNRGGAKASDIIALKNEIQSAVAGQFGIELKPEPVFL; via the coding sequence ATGAAGCTACAGGAAAACGTCCCCTTAGCACCGTATACAACTTTCGGCGTTGGAGGTCCGGCGAAATACCTAGCCGAAGCACTCTCTGAATCCGATGTTCGCAACGCAGTGGACTTCGCACGATCGAAGAATCTGACGCTGTTTGTGCTTGGGGGCGGAAGCAATCTTGTTGTGTCGGACGATGGCTACCCGGGAGTGGTTCTCAAGATTGGGATTCGAGGCACAGACATAAGCGGCGACCGCGAACGTCGCCTGTTCCAGGTGGGAGCCGGCGAAGATTGGGATACCTTCGTGGCGCAGACGGTGGAGGACAACTGCTCCGGCCTCGAGTGCTTGAGCGGCATCCCTGGCACCGTGGGGGCAACCCCGGTTCAGAATGTGGGAGCATACGGCCAGGAAGTCGCCGATACTGTCGAGCAGGTTTATGCCCTCGATTTGACGACAGGTCTTGTCCGAGAGCTTACGCCCGAACAGTGCGGATTCAGCTATCGCACGAGCATCTTCAACACGACGGAAAAAGGACGCTTCATCATTCTCGGAGTTCGATTCGCGCTGATCCCCGGAGGTGAGCCGAAGATCGCTTATCGCGATTTGCAGAGCTATTTCGCCGGAGGATCGGGCAAGCCTTCACTTGCTGAAGTTCGTAAAGCCGTTCGCGAAATTCGCCACCGCAAGGGGATGCTGATCGTGGAAGGCGATGACGACTGCCGGAGCGCGGGGTCGTTCTTCAAGAATCCCATCGTCAGTAACGAGAAGTTCGCTGATGTCCAGGGCATCGCTGAAAAGCGTGGAATTACAGTGCCGAGTTTCCCTGGCGGTGACGGCATGGTGAAGATTCCTGCCGCGTGGCTGGTGGAACAGTCTGGCTTCGCGAAGGGCTACACACGTGGTCCGGCAGGCATCTCCCGGAAGCACTCGCTGGCGATCGTGAACCGCGGAGGCGCAAAGGCCAGCGACATCATTGCTCTCAAGAATGAGATCCAAAGCGCTGTCGCCGGCCAGTTTGGGATCGAGTTGAAACCCGAGCCGGTATTTCTTTGA
- a CDS encoding GlsB/YeaQ/YmgE family stress response membrane protein: protein MGAIIGWIIFGLIAGAIAKLLMPGRDPGGWIVTIVLGIVGAVIGGWIGSALWGSSGVNDWSIGSFALAIGGAILLLAIYRMVVGRRRTTGTVVDRDRWAA from the coding sequence ATGGGAGCCATAATCGGCTGGATCATCTTCGGTTTGATTGCCGGGGCGATCGCCAAACTGTTGATGCCGGGACGCGACCCAGGCGGATGGATTGTCACGATTGTGCTAGGCATAGTTGGCGCCGTGATTGGCGGATGGATTGGCAGTGCCCTTTGGGGCAGCTCCGGCGTGAATGACTGGAGCATCGGCAGCTTTGCTCTGGCCATCGGCGGGGCCATTCTGCTACTTGCGATCTACCGGATGGTAGTTGGCCGACGTCGCACAACCGGGACAGTGGTCGACCGCGACCGCTGGGCAGCATAA
- a CDS encoding S8 family serine peptidase codes for MGAKRFIAFFMHESEAGAAASLMKNATATDSFMIGEVEDVDIEKMEKAGLKLQPLDEPTPHPIRKREPFTATRAKAAGLPTAGVAVTAGIGGTAGARVPAPVPPPLSMPSAPPPLDKPNYYRVYLAGPLIEPWRTALQATGAKIVESLHDFGMTIRIAPADIEKVRRLPFISSAELHDEEDSLPRAADVERLRTEDRTGVRAYIPYDLILREADSLPTVLTWLKQHNIDVAGKGVKKIRIYLLEDSDLLEQITAMPEIDRADPYVPPRLHNDQARILLGVDGNPGHVLPLEGDGQIVGIADTGIDENHPDFTNRIVKAVPLGRPGNATDTHGHGTHVAGSVLGDGNASQGLFRGTAPKAKLFFQSLLDSQGGLGGLPFQLQDLFDEAYRAEVRVHNNSWGSATASFYRINSEEVDDFVYSHKDMVVVISAGNEGTEHDPPEGTRNAATGFVDWLSIGSPATAKNALCVGASQNNRNTGGYAAFKYGDAWPDQFTHAPIKDELVSGNPDSMAAFSSRGPCNDYRIKPDIVAPGTDIISCKSSMAPLRHFWGPHANAQYAYMGGTSMAAPLVTGCAALIREYYMKLNPSHAPSAALVRATLINGARWLPGASAAADFNMPPNYHQGFGRVDVANSVPAAPGSAFRLLFFDNWQDPATALFQYTGQRFRFQFRTDGSQPLRICMAYTDVPGRALQNDLNLFLQDPTGKKWMGNEQLPNGLHRPDPTNNVEIIRIQNPPAGDYLIQITATNLLRPPQDVALVVTGAFTTDLVRI; via the coding sequence ATGGGTGCAAAGCGTTTCATTGCCTTCTTTATGCATGAATCTGAAGCCGGCGCTGCCGCTTCTCTCATGAAGAACGCTACCGCGACTGACAGCTTCATGATCGGTGAGGTTGAGGACGTGGATATCGAAAAGATGGAAAAGGCTGGACTCAAGCTCCAACCGCTCGACGAACCAACTCCGCATCCGATCCGCAAACGCGAGCCATTTACCGCAACACGCGCCAAGGCCGCCGGACTCCCTACTGCCGGTGTAGCAGTGACAGCAGGAATTGGAGGAACAGCAGGAGCACGAGTTCCTGCTCCCGTACCGCCTCCTCTCTCCATGCCAAGCGCTCCGCCGCCGCTGGACAAACCAAACTACTATCGCGTCTACCTGGCAGGTCCCTTGATCGAACCGTGGAGAACAGCTCTGCAAGCAACGGGCGCGAAGATCGTCGAGAGCCTCCACGACTTTGGGATGACGATCCGCATTGCTCCGGCAGACATCGAAAAGGTGCGGAGATTGCCCTTCATCAGTTCTGCCGAACTGCATGATGAAGAGGACTCTCTGCCCCGTGCAGCAGATGTTGAACGTCTTCGCACCGAAGACCGGACCGGTGTTCGTGCGTACATCCCCTACGACCTCATTCTCCGCGAGGCCGATTCCCTTCCCACGGTTCTCACCTGGCTCAAACAACACAACATCGACGTGGCTGGGAAGGGCGTGAAGAAAATTCGTATCTATCTGCTCGAAGATTCGGACCTTCTTGAGCAGATCACTGCGATGCCAGAAATCGATCGCGCCGATCCCTATGTCCCCCCAAGGCTTCACAATGATCAGGCGCGAATCCTTTTGGGAGTAGACGGAAATCCCGGCCATGTACTCCCGCTCGAGGGCGATGGTCAAATTGTCGGCATTGCCGATACAGGAATCGACGAGAATCATCCAGATTTTACGAATCGGATAGTTAAGGCTGTCCCGCTAGGGCGGCCCGGAAACGCTACCGATACTCACGGCCACGGAACGCACGTGGCGGGTTCCGTCCTTGGCGATGGCAATGCATCGCAGGGTCTGTTCCGCGGCACCGCTCCGAAAGCGAAGTTATTTTTCCAATCGCTACTCGACTCCCAAGGAGGACTCGGCGGACTTCCTTTCCAACTCCAGGATCTTTTCGATGAAGCCTACCGGGCGGAGGTGCGTGTTCACAACAACAGTTGGGGTTCTGCGACCGCATCGTTCTATCGCATCAACAGCGAGGAAGTGGATGACTTCGTCTACAGCCACAAGGACATGGTGGTGGTGATATCGGCTGGCAACGAAGGCACCGAGCACGATCCTCCCGAGGGAACCCGTAACGCGGCGACCGGCTTCGTGGACTGGCTTTCCATCGGTTCTCCCGCCACGGCTAAGAACGCGCTTTGCGTTGGTGCATCCCAAAACAACCGCAATACCGGCGGATATGCCGCCTTCAAGTACGGTGATGCCTGGCCCGACCAGTTCACCCATGCCCCGATAAAAGATGAATTGGTCTCCGGCAATCCCGATTCCATGGCAGCTTTCAGCAGCCGCGGCCCATGTAACGACTATCGCATTAAGCCCGACATCGTTGCGCCGGGTACGGACATCATTTCGTGCAAGTCTTCCATGGCGCCCCTGAGGCATTTCTGGGGACCGCACGCGAACGCGCAGTATGCGTATATGGGCGGCACGAGCATGGCGGCACCTTTGGTGACGGGCTGCGCTGCGCTCATCCGCGAATACTACATGAAGCTGAACCCGAGCCACGCGCCAAGTGCGGCTTTAGTCCGCGCAACGCTGATCAATGGTGCTCGCTGGTTGCCTGGCGCATCGGCCGCAGCAGACTTCAACATGCCTCCGAATTACCACCAGGGTTTTGGGCGCGTGGATGTTGCCAACTCAGTACCGGCAGCCCCAGGTAGTGCGTTTCGGCTGCTCTTCTTCGACAACTGGCAGGATCCCGCGACGGCTCTCTTCCAATACACCGGCCAACGGTTTCGGTTCCAGTTTAGGACTGACGGTTCGCAACCATTGCGCATCTGCATGGCCTATACCGATGTGCCCGGGCGGGCGCTGCAAAACGATCTCAACCTGTTCCTGCAGGATCCCACTGGGAAAAAGTGGATGGGCAACGAACAGCTTCCAAACGGACTGCATCGTCCTGATCCCACCAACAATGTTGAGATCATACGAATACAGAATCCCCCTGCCGGCGACTACCTGATTCAAATCACCGCCACGAACCTGCTCCGTCCCCCGCAGGACGTGGCGCTCGTGGTTACTGGCGCATTTACTACCGACCTCGTGAGGATATGA